The following proteins come from a genomic window of Mycolicibacterium rufum:
- a CDS encoding phytoene desaturase family protein — MTAENARSETVDAVIIGAGHNGLVAAALLADAGWDVVVLEAQERPGGAVKSAELVPGYQSDLYSAFYPLSVASPALQDLQLEDHGLRWSHAPAVVGHARSADDDDAPVLYRDLARTAAEFDRYHPGDGDRWIAAFEQYQRIKKPLLDTLFAPFPPVRGPAGLLRRLGTADALRLAQLLLLPAGELARQLFEGEAARLLLLGNAMHADVPVDAPGSGVMGYLLVMLGQDGGFPVPVGGAGELAAALVRRAEAAGARIDCGREVDSIEVRGHRATAVNLTDGSVVRCRRAVIANTSAPQLYRRLLPPDVLPDGPRRDLDRFVWDTPVLKIDYALDAPIPWRSRSLAGAGTVHLGADHDGLVRWMADLNTGTVPSAPFMLFGQMTTADPSRSPDGTESAWAYTHLPRECSDDRSADQLAETVDAVLERHAPGFAGHVVGKMIQRPSDLEHSDANLHHGAVNGGTSQLFQQLVFRPMPGQGGPRTPLDNVFLGSAAAPPGGGVHGVCGRNAARAALAADGLSGWPRRLLNRAASRLLVG; from the coding sequence ATGACCGCTGAGAACGCGCGCTCCGAGACCGTCGACGCGGTGATCATCGGGGCGGGCCACAACGGTCTCGTCGCCGCCGCCCTGCTCGCCGACGCCGGCTGGGATGTCGTCGTGCTCGAGGCACAGGAGCGTCCCGGCGGCGCCGTCAAGAGTGCCGAACTGGTACCGGGGTACCAGAGCGACCTGTACAGCGCGTTCTACCCGCTCTCGGTCGCCTCGCCGGCGCTGCAGGATCTGCAGCTCGAGGACCACGGGCTGCGATGGAGCCACGCACCCGCCGTCGTCGGCCATGCCCGCAGCGCGGACGACGACGACGCCCCGGTGCTCTACCGCGATCTCGCCCGCACCGCCGCCGAATTCGACCGGTACCACCCCGGCGACGGCGACCGCTGGATCGCCGCGTTCGAGCAGTATCAACGCATCAAGAAGCCGCTGTTGGACACGTTGTTCGCCCCGTTCCCCCCGGTGCGCGGACCCGCGGGGCTGCTGCGCCGCCTCGGCACCGCCGATGCGCTGCGGCTGGCCCAGCTGCTGCTTCTGCCCGCCGGTGAGCTGGCGCGCCAGCTGTTCGAGGGTGAGGCCGCACGGCTGCTGCTGCTCGGCAATGCGATGCACGCCGATGTGCCCGTCGACGCGCCTGGCAGCGGCGTGATGGGCTACCTGCTGGTGATGCTGGGGCAGGACGGCGGCTTCCCGGTCCCGGTCGGCGGTGCGGGCGAGCTGGCGGCCGCCCTGGTGCGGCGCGCCGAGGCCGCCGGTGCCCGCATCGACTGCGGCCGTGAGGTGGACAGCATCGAGGTGCGTGGGCACCGGGCCACCGCGGTGAACCTCACCGACGGCAGCGTCGTGCGATGCCGTCGGGCGGTGATCGCGAACACCTCGGCGCCGCAACTGTATCGGCGGCTGCTGCCGCCCGACGTACTTCCCGACGGCCCACGCCGGGATCTCGACCGGTTCGTGTGGGACACCCCGGTGCTCAAGATCGACTACGCCTTGGACGCCCCGATCCCGTGGCGGTCGCGCAGCCTCGCCGGCGCCGGCACGGTGCACCTGGGTGCCGACCACGACGGGTTGGTCCGCTGGATGGCCGATCTGAACACCGGTACGGTGCCGTCGGCCCCGTTCATGCTGTTCGGGCAGATGACCACCGCCGATCCCAGTCGCTCCCCCGACGGCACGGAGAGCGCCTGGGCGTATACGCACCTGCCGCGCGAGTGCAGCGACGACCGCTCGGCCGATCAACTGGCCGAGACCGTCGACGCAGTGCTGGAACGGCACGCCCCGGGCTTCGCCGGCCATGTGGTCGGCAAGATGATCCAGCGCCCGTCCGACCTCGAGCACAGCGATGCCAACCTGCACCACGGCGCGGTCAACGGCGGCACGTCACAACTGTTCCAGCAGTTGGTGTTTCGGCCGATGCCGGGCCAGGGTGGTCCGCGGACGCCGCTGGACAACGTGTTCCTCGGCAGCGCCGCGGCGCCCCCCGGTGGGGGTGTGCACGGGGTCTGCGGCCGCAATGCCGCACGGGCGGCGCTGGCCGCCGACGGTCTGTCGGGGTGGCCGCGCCGCCTCCTCAACCGGGCAGCGTCGCGGCTGCTGGTCGGCTGA
- a CDS encoding SRPBCC family protein produces the protein MTTEPEEIDSTPVVARDTPASRHDVWAVIADGWTYSQWVVGNSRMRAVDADWPQPGTSIHHSVGVWPLLLNDSTVVESCTPERELVLIANGRPFGKARITLRLRDLDGGGCRIEMAEIPVSPPLNWLPKQLALTAAFPRNRETTWRLAAMAERRTHDDR, from the coding sequence GTGACGACAGAACCCGAGGAAATCGACAGCACGCCGGTCGTCGCGCGCGATACGCCTGCGTCCCGGCACGACGTGTGGGCCGTCATCGCCGACGGCTGGACCTACTCGCAGTGGGTGGTGGGCAACAGCCGGATGCGGGCCGTCGACGCCGACTGGCCACAGCCCGGGACCAGCATCCACCACTCGGTCGGTGTCTGGCCGTTGCTGCTCAACGACAGCACCGTGGTCGAATCTTGCACGCCGGAGCGCGAACTGGTCCTGATCGCGAACGGTCGTCCGTTCGGCAAGGCCCGGATCACGCTGCGCCTGCGGGACCTCGACGGCGGCGGATGCCGGATCGAGATGGCCGAGATTCCCGTCTCCCCGCCCCTGAACTGGCTGCCCAAGCAGTTGGCGCTGACGGCGGCGTTCCCCCGCAACCGGGAGACGACCTGGCGGTTGGCCGCGATGGCCGAGCGCCGCACCCACGATGACCGCTGA
- a CDS encoding zinc-dependent alcohol dehydrogenase, translating to MLAMTYRGPYKIRVEDKDIPAIEHPGDAIVRVQRAAICGSDLHLYHGLMPDTRVGHTFGHEFIGVVHEVGSSVQNLHVGDRVMVPFNIFCGSCYFCARGLYSNCHNVNPNATAVGGIYGYSHTCGGYDGGQAEFVRVPFADVGPVPIPDWLDDDDAVLLTDALPTGYFGAQLGDIVEGDTVIVFGAGAVGLFAARSAWLMGAARVIVVDHLQYRLDKARTFAHAETYNFVEYDDIVVEMKKATGYLGADVVIDAVGAEADGNMLMHVTSTKMKLQGGSPIALNWAIDSVRKGGTVSVIGAYGPMFSAVKFGDAMNKGLTINANQCPVKRQWPRLLEHLQQGYFKPSDIVTHRIPLAEIAEGYHMFSSKLDECIKPIVVVDAH from the coding sequence GTGTTGGCCATGACCTACCGCGGTCCCTACAAGATCCGCGTGGAAGACAAAGACATTCCGGCGATCGAGCACCCCGGCGACGCCATCGTGCGCGTGCAGCGTGCCGCGATCTGCGGGTCCGATCTGCACCTCTATCACGGGCTGATGCCCGACACCCGCGTCGGTCACACGTTCGGCCACGAGTTCATCGGGGTGGTGCACGAGGTGGGTTCCTCGGTGCAGAACCTGCACGTGGGGGACCGGGTGATGGTGCCGTTCAACATCTTCTGCGGTTCATGCTATTTCTGCGCCCGCGGCCTGTACTCCAACTGCCACAACGTGAATCCGAACGCCACGGCGGTCGGCGGAATCTACGGCTACTCCCACACGTGCGGCGGCTACGACGGCGGCCAGGCGGAGTTCGTGCGTGTGCCCTTCGCCGACGTCGGCCCGGTCCCCATTCCCGACTGGCTCGACGACGACGACGCGGTGCTGCTGACCGACGCGTTGCCGACCGGGTACTTCGGGGCGCAGCTCGGCGACATCGTCGAGGGGGACACCGTGATCGTCTTCGGCGCCGGCGCGGTCGGTCTGTTCGCCGCGAGGTCGGCGTGGCTGATGGGCGCCGCGCGGGTCATCGTGGTCGACCACCTGCAGTACCGGTTGGACAAGGCGCGCACCTTCGCCCATGCGGAGACCTACAACTTCGTGGAGTACGACGACATCGTCGTCGAGATGAAGAAGGCGACAGGCTATCTGGGCGCCGACGTGGTGATTGACGCGGTGGGTGCCGAGGCCGACGGCAACATGCTGATGCACGTCACGTCCACGAAGATGAAGCTGCAGGGCGGATCGCCGATCGCGTTGAACTGGGCCATCGACTCGGTCCGCAAAGGCGGGACCGTCTCGGTGATCGGCGCGTACGGCCCGATGTTCAGCGCGGTCAAGTTCGGCGACGCGATGAACAAGGGGCTGACCATCAACGCCAACCAGTGCCCGGTCAAGCGGCAGTGGCCGAGGCTGCTCGAACATCTGCAGCAGGGCTACTTCAAACCCAGTGACATTGTCACGCACAGGATTCCGCTCGCGGAGATCGCCGAGGGTTATCACATGTTCTCGTCCAAGCTCGACGAGTGCATCAAGCCGATCGTCGTCGTCGACGCCCACTGA